The following are from one region of the Vitis riparia cultivar Riparia Gloire de Montpellier isolate 1030 chromosome 14, EGFV_Vit.rip_1.0, whole genome shotgun sequence genome:
- the LOC117929556 gene encoding proline dehydrogenase 2, mitochondrial-like gives MANRLVSSSKFLNLRCFVRTLHSSPSSITDVSPLNLAEKPEETTLLSPTFATGATSSTSTIDLHDVKGLFSSMSTAKLLRSSVNLHLATLEPMVDVGMWVMKSRVLETAVLREIVLGTIRHTFYEHFCAGQDVEEACWTARTIWNSAGLRGMLVYALEHTTDNATSDRNLEGFIRTVEGAKPLPPSSVSFVIAKITAICSIDLLKRVSDLLRWQHRDPSFHLPWRQNCFPIFADSSPFYHTLERPDPLTPQEEKDLQLALQRLFKLCQKCVEANLPLSVDAEYTSVQPAIDYLTYSAAIQYNKDKNNPIVYGTIQAYLKDAKERLLLAVQAADKMGVPIGFKLVRGAYISSETQLASSLGYDSPVHNSIEETHACFNGCASFLLERIAGGSGAVVLATHNLESGKLLATKARDLGISKEDHKVQFAQLYGMSESLSFGLRNAGFQVSKYMAFGPVEKVMPYLLRRAEENRGLLSASTLDRHLMRKELKRRIKAAVLGGDS, from the exons ATGGCCAACCGTCTGGTCTCTTCCTCTAAGTTTCTGAATCTCCGCTGCTTCGTCAGAACTCTCCACTCATCTCCCTCTTCGATTACCGACGTGTCTCCGCTCAATTTAGCGGAGAAACCGGAGGAAACTACTCTTCTTTCGCCAACCTTTGCGACCGGCGCCACCTCTTCCACCTCCACAATCGACCTCCACGATGTCAAGGGTCTGTTTTCATCCATGTCCACGGCCAAGTTGCTGCGCTCCTCCGTCAACCTTCACCTGGCGACCTTGGAGCCCATGGTGGATGTGGGGATGTGGGTGATGAAGTCCAGAGTTTTGGAGACTGCTGTTTTACGTGAGATTGTGTTGGGGACGATACGGCATACGTTTTACGAGCACTTTTGTGCGGGGCAGGATGTGGAGGAGGCTTGCTGGACTGCGAGGACGATTTGGAATAGTGCTGGGTTGAGAGGGATGTTGGTTTATGCTCTGGAGCATACCACCGATAACGCCACCTCCGATCGGAATTTGGAGGGGTTTATCCGGACCGTTGAAGGCGCCAAACCCCTTCCACCTTCTTCT GTGAGTTTTGTGATAGCAAAGATAACTGCAATTTGCTCAATCGATCTGCTCAAGCGGGTAAGCGATTTACTGAGATGGCAACACAGGGACCCTTCTTTCCATCTTCCATGGAGGCAGAACTGCTTTCCGATTTTTGCTGATTCCAGCCCCTTTTATCACACCCTTGAAAGGCCAGACCCTTTAACCCCTCAAGAAGAGAAGGATCTCCAACTAGCCCTCCAGAGACTCTTCAAACTCTGCCAGAAGTGCGTGGAAGCAAACTTGCCTTTATCGGTTGATGCAGAGTATACATCAGTGCAGCCTGCCATTGATTACTTGACATACTCTGCTGCCATTCAATACAACAAAGATAAGAACAACCCCATAGTTTATGGCACAATTCAAGCTTATTTGAAAGACGCAAAGGAAAGATTGCTTCTGGCAGTGCAGGCTGCAGACAAAATGGGAGTTCCCATTGGGTTCAAATTGGTGAGAGGAGCCTATATATCCTCTGAAACTCAACTGGCTTCTTCCTTGGGCTATGATTCTCCCGTTCACAATAGCATTGAGGAGACTCATGCTTGCTTCAATGGTTGTGCTTCTTTCTTGCTCGAAAGGATCGCTGGTGGCTCAGGTGCTGTTGTTTTGGCGACCCACAACCTTGAATCAG GGAAATTGCTAGCCACAAAAGCGCGAGACTTGGGAATTTCGAAGGAAGACCACAAGGTCCAATTTGCTCAGCTATATGGAATGTCAGAGTCACTTTCATTTGGTTTGAGAAATGCAGGGTTTCAGGTTAGCAAGTACATGGCATTTGGGCCTGTAGAGAAGGTGATGCCGTATCTCCTTAGGAGAGCTGAAGAGAACAGAGGACTCTTATCTGCTTCAACTCTTGACAGACACCTCATGAG AAAGGAGCTGAAGAGAAGGATAAAAGCTGCAGTCCTTGGAGGTGATTCCTAG
- the LOC117931375 gene encoding stress-induced protein KIN2-like, which yields MDSSKTSYKAGEAKGEVQAKTEKMMDKAGDACKSAKESCQDAGQQMKAKAEGAVEAAKDATGMNK from the exons ATGGACAGTTCCAAGACGAGCTACAAAGCTGGGGAGGCCAAGGGCGAAGTCCAG GCCAAGACTGAGAAGATGATGGACAAGGCCGGCGATGCTTGCAAATCTGCCAAGGAGTCATGCCAAGAT GCTGGTCAGCAAATGAAGGCTAAGGCAGAAGGGGCTGTTGAAGCTGCCAAGGATGCAACTGGAATGAACAAGTGA